The sequence below is a genomic window from Prosthecobacter dejongeii.
TCTCGATAGAGGCTTTCCACCTTTTTGATGGAATAGCTGTCTTCTCCGATACGGATGCCTTGGCTTACGGTCTGGTACAGATCAACGAAGACATTATTGCGGAGCAAATTGTCCACTTCATCCTGGCGAGAATCGTGCCTGGTGCTGAGGCGGCGAATCGCGCTGACTTCATATGCTGCATAGTGATAAATGTGCATCTCTGGGTTTTGAAGCCACCTGGCATAAACCCAGTCTACGAACTGCTCGAACGCCTGCTTTTCTTCGGCGCGATCATGAGCCCACCAATCATGAAACTCCAAATCGGTTCCCTGCGAAACCTTGGTGGATGCTCCGAAGAGATATTCCAGTCCACCTGCCACCAAAGGGAAACCCTCCATGTCGAAGTATACATCTGCGAAATGAGGGGGAGGCAATTTTGCCAAGCCTACAGGTTCACCATTTTTACCCCTGCTAGCTAGAATCTCAAACCTTGGTTTCGCTGCCGGATTTATTTTTCTGTCGTCGAGTGTCTGCTTCTGGAGACGAGCCTGCGCTACTAACTTTTTCAGCGATTCGTCCGCGAGTTTCCGCACCGTTCGCCCACCGGCCCCTGCTAGATCAGTGAGTGTCCGTATTCCCTCCATGCTCAACTTTTTAATCTGGCCTACACTGATGCCAGCCACTCTCACGAGATGATCTCGCTCCGTGAAGAAGCTTTCCGCGTGAGAGGTCCATCGTCCATGATCTGCGCGAGGAAGCGGTTCAGGTCGTTGGGATATATTGGCCACAAAGTTTTCCTGCATTTTCAGGAAGCTGCTTTTGATCCGGCGGTAGTAATCGATGAAATCTTTAACGCGAAACTCAACGCGGTTGTCGTTTCCCAAAATCACGCCGAAGCTGTTTGGAACATCATCTCCCGTCGCAGCGGCAAGCATCTCGGAATAGCAGCAAAGCTGAACTATATAGTAGGGTTTGGGAGAGTGCGCCAGCTTAGTATCCCAGACCTGGAACTTCCCCGTCGAATCGAGAATGAGAAAGTCTGCGTAGCCAGCAAACTGATCTAAATCGAGTGCAGCCTGAAAGATAATCGGAGGTTTAGCAATTAGGGCCAAGGAAGTTTGAGCTTTTGCTTTTTCAAACTCGTCCGTTGGGATCTCGATAAGACCTGGCGTGGAATCCTTAAACCTACTGAGGACCCTATTTTCATGCTTATATCCGGTTTCAAAGATCAGTTTCTGATCCTCTGTTTCCTTGTCCGGAATGAAAGATGCTCGATCCTCCAGATAACACCGATCCATCCATGAAGAGAATGGCGACTCTAGATAACGGATCAAGTCAGTCGGTGAATAAATGATATCGGCTCCGATTTTTTTCATTAGAAATTGGGTTATATTCCAGATGATAAAAGATTGTCAGTCTCTACTTGTAAGCAAAAAACCTGTAACAATAACACCCGCTGCGATAATGAGATCTAACATAGCCCTAGTCCGACCGTAGTAGCTGATTCGGCACCATGCAATCCACCACCATTTGAGTTTGAAGTAGGCAGATTTTTGGATCTTAAACATATCCTGATCTATCGCTTCGTGATTTGAGTAGTTTGGCAGAAGTTCCTCATAATCATGTGTCACTTCGGCGATTCGTGCCCGCTTTTGCTCCTTATTTTCAATCTCCTTGGCCTGTCGCAGCCGGTCGTAAAGAATTGCTATCTTTAGAGAGCATTCGTGGAATGCCTTGGCTTGCAGCGGGTATTGGCGGCTCGAGATCAAGAGCGTCACTGCCATCAGAATGATGGAAAGCGCGGTCGTCCCAAAGCCAAGCAGTTCCGGTGAGATCTCCTTGAATACCGGATGCGGAATGTAGGGAATTAACCCAACGATTATAAGGTATGAAGAAAGGATTGTCGTCGCCCAAAGGCCACAGGAGTCAAGTTCTTCACACCGGCGCGCTGCCGCAAAACGAGCTCCTTTGGTGATCCAAAGTTTGTAGTTCAATTCATGTTCCCAGTTATTATCCGTGAGGTATGGCGGAAGGTCGTTCTTTTTCGAACGTTTCTTCCGAAGTCGCAAGCGGAGTTCACGTTCTGCTTCTCGTTGTAAAGCAATTTTCATGAGAGACCGGTGCCGACTAAAATGTTGTCGGATCACTCGACAGAGTCTGGGATCCTTGCGGCCCATTCGAAATCTGTAAAATTGGAGTTTTGCCCAGGAAATCATTGCAGTTTGAAGGTGTCGCGGCTTTCTCCCTGCACTTCTTAGATCAGGTCTGATCTAATGCTTTCAGATGAGCAACATCGCCGCCGTATTTACACGACTGTCTCGTTACGAGGTGTGACAGAGCCTGGCGCAGAAGTAGCAGCCATTGACTTGGTGATAATACATGCGTGCTTGGGACACTGCTGGGACACAGGAAGCGAAAAGCCCAAGATAAATTTGGTTGCCGGGCAGCGGCAAAAATGGGCAATCTTCTTTATGAACTTCGTGATCACCATTCGGTTGAGCGTTAACGTTTACGTAGTAGGGAGCCATTTTGTATTCGTTGAGGGCGGTTTATTCACTCGGGAGGAACACCATTCGGTTTAGGCGTTGCAAGCTGACAGAACGTATCGTAGATTGAGTGTATGTAAAAAAAGACGACACAAAGGAATTTGTGGGCTTTTCATCCGTTGGCAAGTACAAAATAACGAACGAATCGTAAAAAACGATGGGAAATGAAACTCGATTGGAGAATTGGGCGGCCCAAGAGCGGCTGCGAGCTGTGGAACGTGCCCTCTGGTGGCGAGGGTGGATAGGGCGTCCAGACTTGGTTGCCCTGTTTGGAATTTCGGCCGCACAAGCTTCGAGCGATCTGCAAAAATATGTGGAGCTCAACCCCGGGGCGATCGTATATCAGACCAGCCGTAAACGCTATGAAGCAACTCAGGGAATGGCCTGTGTGCTGCACACTCCCCGTTTAACAGACGGCATGGGCACTTTTCTCCAGCAGGGTGGAGTGGGTGTGATTACAGGGGGAAACACGTTGGATGGTCCACACGTTTCGATTGTTAGAGCCCCAAGGCGGGAGGTTTGTCCTCAAGTTGAGCGTAGGGTGTTCCTCGCAGTTGCTCAGGGGAAAAAGTTATGTGTGAAGTATCACAGTGTGAACAGTGGGCGTAGCGACTGGCGCTGGCTTGCTCCACACGCGTTTGGGCATGACGGTCTCCGCTGGCATGTCAGGGCGTGGTCCCTAGAAGGCGGTGATTACCGCGACTTCGTATTAGGTCGGATAAGTGACTCAAAGTGGCCAGAAGATTTGAATCCAAACGAATTGCTGCCAGGTGATGAAGACTGGAATACGGAGGAAGAACTCCGCTATCGTATCAACGACAGGCTCAGTGAGGCCCAACAAGCTGCGCTCCGGCTGGACTACGGCACCGGCGCACAGGGAATCCTCAAGATAACCTGCCGACGAGCAATGACCCAATACGTGGAGGCAATGCTAAGGGTACAAATGACCGGAGAACTTCCTGCGCACTTCATGAAGGATATGTGATCACCGGATTAGTTACGGGGGATATTTGCGACGAGCCTGCGGTAGAGAATTGCAATGGACATCATGCCAATATGGTTATTGCCAGTCCGCCTACACCTGCACAAAAGACCGATCTGTCAGAGCGTCGCTCTCTAATGGCACCGTTTGCACTACGCGTTCCTAAAGGTCGTTCACCTGCATTACTTCAGGTATGCCGACACTGGCTCCCACGAGGGCTACTTCGAGGTCTTGAGGATCCGACCCATCGCGGAGTTTTCCATCGTATCGGCACAGGTGTTCAAGCCGAATGCCCTCTGATACTAATGTGATCCGTGGCAGCCGCAGGTGCCGCTTGTTGGTGAGAGCGCTCCGCTTTTGACCTCCTCCTTGAGCTTATCGGCAACCAGGGCGTGCAGGGTGTTCTTCCCTCGTTGTAAGTCAGATGCAGAATGCTCATCAAATCACAAAGCGGTGGTAAAAAATGTAATAGGCAGTTGCTGGAAACTCATTGTTTGGGCTCCCCCCCCAAAATCGGAGGATCCGATTCGAGAGCCATGGGCTGGCAGTCATACATGCCCTCCGTTCAGTGTTATGGTCCTGCTGTATGATGTCAGCCTTGTAGCAGCTCTGATTATTTGCCCGCACACATGACCCCCAAAGCTTGACCAAATGCTTTTTGGAAACGTTAAAGCCCGCGCACGAGGGGGCGGGAAAGACGATGGCGAATTTGGCCTGAAGCCCAGTGGAAGTGGCCCTTGCATCGGCTTTGTTCGGCCTGCCTCGGTCTTCGTTATTTCAGCATAAGCACATTCCAAACAAATAGACACGATCCCCGATGGGAATGCCAAGAATTGTGCGCCGCGTTTGCTCGTGCTCTTAGTGTCGGATGACAACGAACAAAGGCACTGCAAAGAACCTTTGCCACTGTGGCTACACAACAAAAGGCGGGCGCTATCCTCCGGGCCACGACGCAAAGCACAAGAAGGCCCTCATTGAGGCCGCTCTCTGTGCCAGGAAACGAGCCGTCAACAAGCTCGAAAGCTAGGGGGGGGGAGGGGCGCAAAATACTGCTAGATGTGCTTGATCATGAGCGCAAAAGGACGTCCTCAATAGCATGCCAGATACACCCTCGCCCCAAGAAGAAACAGATAGGTTGTGCGTTGCTTTGCACAAGCGTCTAACACAACTTTTCTTTGACGTTTCTACCGAGTCAGATGGATCGTACAAACCAAACTACATGCGCAAACAAGTGGGTGATCTTGGCGGATACGATGCTGCATGCAATTTGGTAATGTGCACGGGTGGCACCAGTGGTTTCCATAAGCTCATAGGGCTTCAACTGCCGAAACTGACTGTCGAATACATCATCCTTACCGGACCTTGGCGTGATATTATGCCTGATGAAGTAGTCGAACGAGCGCGGAACAGATTGCAGGAAGTTGGGGTAGTTGTTCCGTGACCAGGAACCCATTGTAGGATCGTCGTTTTTTATTATACGAACGGACGTTCGCCCAGTAACGGCTGAATCTTGGTGCTCGAAGTGGACAGTGCCTGGGTTCCGATGGTCCTCTTCCCGAGGTGCCTCAAGCCAGGAGCACCGACGCGGGTATGAATTGCACCCACACCAAGCCCATTTGGGACCTAGCCGTGCTTCACAAGGCCAGAGTTTGTTCGGCCTGGTCTGATTTACATGGCACCGAAAATGGCTTCTGACTCCTGTGTTCGGGAGCCGACGAACACCGCTCTACTATATGACGAAGGCGTCGGGAGATCTCCCGACGCCTTTGCTGGTAAAGAGTGTTATGGGGGCCCAACCACTGGAAATTCGGCGAAGTTTCAGGGCTGCAAACAGCGCGGGCGCGCCCTGTCAATCAAGCCTGACGAACGACGTCACGAAGCGTTGTGTGAAGGTCATCTTTTCATGCTCTCATTGACGGCCTCCATCAGGCCGTCGTTTGCGGCCTGCCTCAATTGCAGTGCCATGAGCTCTGCTGGTTCTATGTGGGCGGAATACACATCGCCTTGGAATTGCGCAAGGATCCCCGTGGTGCCTCCTGTGTTGTAGAAGGCGGTCCCCTGATATTTGCCGTCACCAAGCATGGTATCGAGCTTCACTTTGATGCATTGAATCTTGGGATCGACGGAAGACCTTGAAAGGATCTCGTTGGCGATTTGAACGGTAGCCATGGAAATCATCTCCTGGCGCACACCTTCCGCTGCGTTAGCCGTAACCCCAGCCAGCACCAACTGGGCAGCAATCCCCAAAATCACAGGAAGAACCCAGCTTTTGTGCTGGTAGTCGTTACCGTAGTGTTCTTTCACAACGGCAACCTGTCCTCTGGCGGAAATGAGGATCCAGAGCACCAGAAAGAGAAGCACCAGAAAGAAGCCCCACCCTGAGGAGTCGGGGGCAAAAGTTCCCCAAACCATCGACCCAACCATCAAAAAGAGAGCTGCGATGAACCAGCGCAGGGAAGCCCTTGATCGCTGTTCATCCCCGAGAGTTTTCCAGTTGAGGTAATGAAACAGAGGACCGAAAGCGGGACCTAGCAGCAGGCACCAAGCCGCTGCTGAATTTGGATTCCATAGCTGGACTTTTATGGGCTCAGATGCGGGAGGAGCAAGGTTCGGAGGCGGCTGAGAAACCTTGGCTACGGGAGGTGGGAGGGACGGCACCATGAAGGCATTAGTGCAGAGGGGACAATCTAGCTGCTGACCGGCCCAGCCTGAATCGACTTCAAGATCTTTGTGGCAGGAGGGACATTGGAGAGTGAGGTTCATATTTGATGTAATCCGTTCAGGATGAACACTTTATATTAGGTTTAATTCTTGCGCAATATTGCTAGATGCCCCACCAGTGAAGCCTCTGGGATTATAATCCCAGTGATTGTTTTTGTGCAACGGTAATTTGCTTGGGTGCCACACCCCAGTCAGTTAGACCCCATAGAGCGCCGCGTTGTGCTACTTCTGCGCGAGGAGCGCATCAGGCAGGGGCTGTCGGCTAACCAGCTGGCCGCAAATGTGGGCATTGATCGGACCACGATCACTCACCTTGAAGCCGACACTGGGAGGCCAACGTTATGGGTCCTTCTCAAGCTCGCCGGGGGGCTTGACGTTCGTCTTGGGGATATAATAAATCAGGCGGACTGAGTTCACTTCTTTTTTTAAAGAGGAAACGGACTTGGCCTTTCGGTCCGCGCGGGGCACTTCGGAGGCCTTTAACATCCCTTTCACCCCTCCCAGCCTCATCAGTGTTCGGTGCGTGTTGGGCAGATGCCATCTTCCCTCACCCGGCCCGACGACCTTCTTCTCGTTGAGGTAGTCCCTCAGTTGTTTAGTGGTGCGAATCCCTTCGTTGATGGCCACGCAGATGACTGGGCGGTATCGCTCTGCTTTCTCAATGGCTTCCTGCCGGTAACGCTTCGCCAACACTCGGCCTGTTTCCCCTATCACTACTCCTCTGGTCTTCGCTGCCGCAAGAGCTTCCCGTGTCCGTTGTGAAATCCTCCGTGCTTCCTCCTCAGCGAATGCTGCCTGAACGTGCAGCATAAAGCGGTCCTTGGTGGGCATGTCCGACGCAACAAAGTGGACGCCTGACTCCATCAGACCTGAAATGAAATGGACGCTCCTCGCGAGCCTGTCGAGTTTTGCGATCATCATCGTCGCCCGGTGTTTCCGGCATAACTCCAGCGCTTTAAGAAGGGCAGGGCGGTTGCGGGCCTGTTTGCCAGACTCGGTCTCCGTAAACTCAGCGAGCACTTCGCCGGGGTGACCCTGCAGGTACCTGGAAACAGCCAAACGTTGTGCCTCTAAACCGAGGCCGCTCTCGCCCTGCTTTTGGGTCGAAACTCGGTAATAGGCGACGTACTTGATGGCATTGGGTTGGGTCATGGGAAGTTGAGCTTAGTTGAGGTCGTGACGGATGGTTTTGCCGTCAGGGGAAAGGCCGAGGAGCCCCAGCACGGTCCGAGCCTGTTTGATCTCTTCAGGAGAGGGCGAACGAGGAGGAATTAGGCCGGTGAATCTCCCCTGGACCGAGTCCAGGCCAGGCACGCTGACAGGTGTGAGTCGTCTGAACTTGCCGTGCTCCGTGCGCTCGATTTTCAGCAGCAAAGCGCGGGAGCCTAGACGGTGTTCCGTCATGATCATGACGGCTTCGATTCGTTCCGTCATCGGCCCTCCGGGTACTTTTGCGATTCGTGCCCAGGACTCAAGTATGGTCGTGACAACTGTAGCATCATTGGCGGTGGCCAGAAGCCGAGCGATTTGAGCGAGCCTATCTTTCGCAGCAGCATCAGCGAGCGCTTCGGAAGCATACTCAATGACGGTGTTTTCATTGCCGATAAGCACCGTTGGCGGAACTGCGCCGTGATCCTTCATCGCACGGACAGCAATTCCACGTGCAAGGGATTCCATCATGAGGGCTTCGTTGTCGGAGAGTTCGTTCATGCGAGTGAAGGAGCGTTGGCGGCCAGGCGGCGGATCGTCGCGATACCAAGCCCGACTTCGCGTGCGATCTGGCGTTTTGGGGTTCCAAGGGCGAGCAGTTGACGAGCCTTTTCCCGGCGTGTGTCCTCAGGGGAACCTTCCGGCTTTTTAGGAGTGGCTTGGGGGCGGACGGGCTTGGGGACTGCCTTGCCTTTGTGAAGGGGAAGGAGCTCGCTCAACGAAAAATGTTTTCCACCCAAGCTGCCGCTGATCTGCCTTAGCAGGCTTTCAAACGACAGGAAGAGCAACACAGGCGGTGTCGCTCCGACAAGTGCTGGCATAAAACCACCTGGAGCATGGGCCATGTTAAAGATTACCGACGCGGCGGTGGAAATCACCACCAGAGACATCGACCACCGGGTATCATAACCGACGATGGAACAGCGCAGTGTGGAGATCGAAAAAACGATGATCGAGCCATCAACGACGACCGGGAACAGCCAAGCCCTCTCACGGGCCAGGGCCCCTGATTCAGCGGCGAAGTGCCAAAGCGCTTCAAAG
It includes:
- a CDS encoding recombinase family protein produces the protein MTQPNAIKYVAYYRVSTQKQGESGLGLEAQRLAVSRYLQGHPGEVLAEFTETESGKQARNRPALLKALELCRKHRATMMIAKLDRLARSVHFISGLMESGVHFVASDMPTKDRFMLHVQAAFAEEEARRISQRTREALAAAKTRGVVIGETGRVLAKRYRQEAIEKAERYRPVICVAINEGIRTTKQLRDYLNEKKVVGPGEGRWHLPNTHRTLMRLGGVKGMLKASEVPRADRKAKSVSSLKKEVNSVRLIYYIPKTNVKPPGELEKDP
- a CDS encoding helix-turn-helix domain-containing protein; translated protein: MLLLREERIRQGLSANQLAANVGIDRTTITHLEADTGRPTLWVLLKLAGGLDVRLGDIINQAD
- a CDS encoding WYL domain-containing protein, which produces MVALFGISAAQASSDLQKYVELNPGAIVYQTSRKRYEATQGMACVLHTPRLTDGMGTFLQQGGVGVITGGNTLDGPHVSIVRAPRREVCPQVERRVFLAVAQGKKLCVKYHSVNSGRSDWRWLAPHAFGHDGLRWHVRAWSLEGGDYRDFVLGRISDSKWPEDLNPNELLPGDEDWNTEEELRYRINDRLSEAQQAALRLDYGTGAQGILKITCRRAMTQYVEAMLRVQMTGELPAHFMKDM
- a CDS encoding DUF2637 domain-containing protein, with amino-acid sequence MAFKDALPEPPQHDSPVSPEILRTNQSVRIISGLTVTLVTLLALASFTLSFEALWHFAAESGALARERAWLFPVVVDGSIIVFSISTLRCSIVGYDTRWSMSLVVISTAASVIFNMAHAPGGFMPALVGATPPVLLFLSFESLLRQISGSLGGKHFSLSELLPLHKGKAVPKPVRPQATPKKPEGSPEDTRREKARQLLALGTPKRQIAREVGLGIATIRRLAANAPSLA
- a CDS encoding SLATT domain-containing protein, with product MKIALQREAERELRLRLRKKRSKKNDLPPYLTDNNWEHELNYKLWITKGARFAAARRCEELDSCGLWATTILSSYLIIVGLIPYIPHPVFKEISPELLGFGTTALSIILMAVTLLISSRQYPLQAKAFHECSLKIAILYDRLRQAKEIENKEQKRARIAEVTHDYEELLPNYSNHEAIDQDMFKIQKSAYFKLKWWWIAWCRISYYGRTRAMLDLIIAAGVIVTGFLLTSRD